The proteins below are encoded in one region of Rhizobacter sp.:
- the ccoG gene encoding cytochrome c oxidase accessory protein CcoG, which produces MSSTKPRVIPIVAAEAASEVEGEGGWLFEKQKKIYPRSVTGYFSNWRWAMVWLTQIVFYGLPWLQWNDRQAVLFDLASRRFYIFGLVLHPQDLVYLAALLIISAYLLFLFTAVAGRLWCGFTCPQTVYTEIFLWVERRFEGDRIARMRLDEAPWSFNKLWRKAGKQAVWIAIGLWTGFTLVGYFTPVKVLWGEAFTLAFGPWEWFWVLFYGFATYGNAGYLREQVCTYMCPYARFQSAMFDRDTLIVSYDPARGEPRGSRGRKVDPKSKGLGDCIDCSLCVQVCPTGIDIRNGLQYQCIGCASCIDVCNEVMDKMNYERGLIRFATQNGLANRWSKLQTWKRVLRPRVLVYSGVLGLICIGFVVSLALRSPFRVDVVRDRGALARLVDDGAIENVYRLQVMNATEGTQHYRVTLEGLEGAAITSKAEFEVGSAEARWWPVSVQVPHAATRALGPGAHPLRFRIERLAKGDDGSVDVVEKSTFVVPR; this is translated from the coding sequence ACCCGCGCTCGGTCACCGGCTATTTTTCCAACTGGCGCTGGGCGATGGTGTGGCTCACGCAGATCGTGTTCTACGGTCTGCCGTGGCTGCAGTGGAACGACCGCCAGGCGGTGCTCTTCGACCTGGCCTCGCGGCGCTTCTACATCTTCGGCCTGGTGCTGCACCCGCAGGATCTGGTCTACCTCGCGGCGCTGCTCATCATCAGCGCCTATCTGCTCTTCCTCTTCACCGCGGTGGCCGGCCGTCTGTGGTGCGGCTTCACCTGCCCACAGACCGTCTACACCGAGATCTTCCTGTGGGTGGAGCGCCGCTTCGAAGGCGACCGCATTGCCCGCATGCGGCTCGACGAGGCACCGTGGTCGTTCAACAAGCTGTGGCGCAAGGCCGGCAAGCAGGCGGTGTGGATCGCCATCGGCCTGTGGACCGGCTTCACCCTCGTGGGTTACTTCACGCCGGTGAAGGTGCTGTGGGGTGAAGCGTTCACGCTGGCCTTCGGGCCGTGGGAATGGTTCTGGGTCCTCTTCTACGGTTTCGCCACCTATGGCAACGCCGGCTACCTGCGCGAGCAGGTCTGCACCTACATGTGCCCCTATGCGCGCTTCCAGAGCGCGATGTTCGACCGCGACACCCTGATCGTGAGCTACGACCCGGCGCGTGGCGAACCGCGCGGCTCGCGCGGTCGCAAGGTCGACCCGAAGTCCAAGGGGCTGGGCGACTGCATCGACTGCAGCCTGTGCGTGCAGGTCTGCCCGACCGGCATCGACATCCGCAACGGCCTGCAATACCAATGCATCGGCTGCGCCTCGTGCATCGACGTCTGCAACGAGGTGATGGACAAGATGAACTACGAGCGCGGGCTCATCCGCTTCGCGACGCAGAATGGCCTGGCCAACCGCTGGTCGAAGCTGCAGACGTGGAAACGCGTGCTGCGCCCGCGCGTGCTCGTCTACAGCGGCGTGCTCGGGCTCATCTGCATCGGCTTTGTGGTGAGCCTCGCGCTGCGCAGCCCGTTCCGCGTCGACGTGGTGCGCGACCGCGGTGCGCTGGCCCGCCTGGTGGACGACGGCGCCATCGAAAACGTCTACCGCCTGCAGGTGATGAACGCCACCGAGGGCACACAGCACTACCGCGTGACGCTCGAAGGCCTGGAGGGGGCTGCCATCACCTCCAAGGCCGAGTTCGAGGTCGGGTCCGCCGAGGCCCGCTGGTGGCCGGTGAGCGTGCAGGTGCCGCATGCGGCCACGCGCGCCCTCGGGCCGGGGGCCCACCCACTGCGCTTCCGCATCGAGCGGCTGGCGAAGGGCGACGACGGCTCGGT